From Microbacterium sp. CGR2:
ATCGCGGAGGTCGAACGGCGACTGGTCACCCTCGCCGGTGACCATACGGCCGTCGCGACCGGCCCCGTGCCGACCGTGCATCTGTCTCGCCGCGAGACCGATGTCCTGGCATGCGCCGCGCTGGGTTCGACCAACGCGGAGATCGCGGCCCAGCTCGGCCTGCGTGAGGGCACGGTGAAGGCGTACCTCGGCACCGCGATGTCGAAGCTGGACGCGTCCACCCGCCATTCCGCCGTCACACGAGCGCGGCGAGCAGGACTCCTCCCCTGACGACACCGCTATCCGTGTGCAGCCCGTGCCCAGATATTGCCCGGTCGATGACCAGGCGGGTCGGATAGCATCGAGACCGGTCGGCGAACTCCGGCTCCGGACGAGGTAAACCAGTACCCGGCGAGCGAAAAGACTGGTTCGAAAGGACCGATCATGTCGTGGATCGTACTCATCGTCTCCGGAGTCCTCGAAGCTGTGTGGGCCACCGCCCTCGGGAAGTCGGAAGGCCTCACGAAACTCTGGCCGAGCGTGCTCTTCTTCGTCGCGCTGGCGATTTCGATGGTCGGACTCGCTTTCGCGATGCGGGACATTCCCACCGGAACCGCATACGCCGTCTGGGTGGGGATCGGCGCTTCTCTTACCGTCATCTGGGCGATGATCACCGGCGACACGGACGTGTCGTGGATACGCATTCTCCTTTTGATGGGCCTGGTCGGCTGCATCGTTGGTCTCAAGCTGATCGATCCCGGCCATGAATAGGTGCGACGTCCGCCATTCGTCTTGCCGGGGCACTCACCCGAGGGTATGGTCATCCGCATGGCTAGAAGAATTGTGCATCAACTGGTAGACGATATCGACGGCAGCGTTCTCGAGGTGGGCGAAGGCGAGACTGTGCATTTCTCGCTCAACGGGACTGCTTATGAGATCGACGTGAATTCCGCGCATGCCGAGGAATTGCGTCAGGCATTTGAGCCCTACATCGCCGCGGGTCGCCGGGCGGGGTCTTCGGGATCGAACCGCTCTTCTGCGTCTCGAAAGCGCCCGGCGCGCAATCCCGAGGTCGCTGCGATCCGCGCCTGGGCCAACGACAACGGCCACAAGCTCTCGGAGCGCGGGCGCATCCCGGCCTCCGTGGTCGAGGCGTACAACGCGGCCCACTGATTCCGGCACTCTTCGTGCGGGGCGAGTTCGATCGTGTGCTCAGTCAGCTGTCTGCTGGAGCCAGGGCTCGTCCCGCAGGGTGATCTCGTCCGTCATATCGGCGAGGAACCGGATCACCACATCCCGTTCCGCCGGCGTCAGGCGCGCGGCGGCGTAGAACCGCTTCGCCTGCTGTCGTCCCACCGTCTCCATCGCCGCGTGCCGCGTCGCGGGCGTGATGGTTATGGCCAGCGCTCGGCGATCCGTCGGGTGCGGCGCTCGGCGAGTATGCCCGCCGGTCTCGAGACGATCGAGCAGTTTCGTGATCGCAGCGGTGGAGATTCCGAGATGGTGAGCGATCCCGCTCGGCGTCGCCACAAGCCCCCGATTCGCACAGACGATCAGGTAATGGAGCGCACGCATGTCCGTCTCGTTGAGGCGCATGTAGCGCCGCGAGGCCTGCGACAGCCGCTGCTCCGCGTCACGGAGGCCGGCGAGCGCTTCCATGACTGCGGCGATCTGCTTGAGGTCCTCTGGCGGCACTCCACTGCGGTCGATCAGAGTGCTGCGCGGGTCACTCGCTTCGACGTCGTAGATCGCCGCATGGGTCAGACCGTCTGGCGAATCAGCGGATGCCTCCGACTGCCCTTGGCGTGTGCGCGAACCCCGCGCGCTCACCCCCGGGCTGGTGTCGGCATCCGTGTCCATGCGATCATGTTACACACGAAGAGTTTCATGCTAAGTTGATTACTCACTTGGTTAGCTAAATGAGAGTGCGAGATGCCATGGATGAGGTGACGCTCCTCGCCGACGACGGCAGCATCGTCGGAACCCTGCCCAAGAGCGAGGTCCACACCACTGACACTCCGCTGCACCTGGCGTTCTCGTGCTACCTGTTCGACGCTGACGGCCGCTTGCTGGTCACGCGACGAGCGCTGAGCAAGCGCACCTGGCCCGGAGTCTGGACCAACAGCTTCTGCGGTCATCCCCGTCCCGACGAGGAGATGACGGCCGCCGTCAGCCGGCGGGCCCTCGATGAACTCGGTGTGGCGGTGACCGGCATCCGTCTGGTCATTCCCGACTACCGGTACCGCGCGGTCGACGCGAGCGGCATCGTCGAGAACGAGATCTGTCCGGTGCACATCGCCGTCATCGACGGCGATATCGTCGCCGATCCGGACGAGGTGGCCGAATGGGCCTGGATCGACGGGGCGCAACTGGCAGAAGCGGTCGCGCGCGCGCCATTCGCCTTCAGCCCCTGGCTCATCGAGCAGCTTCCTCGCCTTCGCGAGCTCGGTGAGGTCTGAACAATGACCACGACGGCCACGGAAGAGGACCTCGCGATCCGGATCGAAGAGGCGCTACGGCGACGCTTCTCCGAGCGCAGCGCCGCGGCCGCCCAATACGGCCCCGAGTTCGTCGCACTCTGGCATGCGGCGGCAGAGCACGCCCTCGGCGGGAAGTTGATCCGGCCACGACTTGTCATCGATCTGCGGAGGTCGCTCGCTCCTGCCGGCCTCACCGCCGCGGAAGTGGAAGCCGCGGTCGACGTCGCGGCTCACGTCGAACTGCTGCACTTCGCATTCCTGCTGCATGACGACGTCATCGACGGCGACCTCATCCGGCGGCGCCGCCCCAACCTCATCGGCTCGCTCGTGGAGCGCCGCGCGACAGAACCGGCAGAACCGGCACTGCACTGGGCCCGTTCGAGTGCGATTCTCATGGGGGATCTGCTGCTGGCATCCGCCGTCCTCGGATTCGCACGGGCCGACGTCTCCCCCGATGCGCGCACGCGCCTTCTGGCGTTGCTCGAGGAGACGATCTTCGAGACCGTGGCGGGCGAACACACCGACATCGGCCTGAGCGACGGGATCATCCCGCCGGACCTCCGGACCATCCTCTCGACGAGTGCCTACAAGACGGCCACCTATTCATTCGTGCTCCCTCTCCGGGCCGCCGCGGTCCTCGCGGGGTCCATCTCTGCCGCCGAAGACCAACTCACCGCGATCGGACGTCACCTCGGTCTCGCCTATCAGCTTCAAGACGATCTCCTCTCCGTTTTCGGAGACCCCGATGCGCACGGCAAAGACGCCTTCTCCGACCTGCGCGAAGGCAAAGAGACGGCGATCATCGCCTATGCCCGCATGACCGGACACTGGCCGAGCATCGAGCTGCGCTTCGGCGCGATCGACCTCTCAGCAGCGGAGGCCTCGGATATTCGCGATCGACTTCGCGAATGCGGCGCGGAGCGCTTCGTGCGCAGCCTCGTGCAGGAGCAGATCGGTGCGGTCTCGGCCGTCCTGGCGGAAGCCGAGTCAGCGGGAAACCTCTCACCGCGCGCAGGCAGGACGATCCTGGAGCTCGCCTCCCGCATCGAAGGTCGCAGGTCATGAGCCGACGACCATCGCCGAACGCCGACGACGGGGCGCTTCACCGATTCAGTCGTACCGCGGAGATCGCCACGACCGACGTGATCCGCTCGTATTCGACGTCATTCGGACTCGCCACCCGCCTGCTCGGGCGGCGGCATCGGCAGCACGTGCGCAACATCTACGCGATGGTGCGCATCGCCGACGAGATCGTGGACGGCGTCGCGGCGCAAGCCGGACTCGATGCATCGGCGCAGTCGGCGGCCCTCGCCTCCTACATCGCGGAGACTCACCGCTCCATGCGCAGCGGCTACAGCAGCGATCTCATCCTCCACGCGTTCGCGCGCACGGCGCGCGAGTGCGGAATCGGCGAAGACCTGACTCAGCCCTTCTTCGACTCCATGACGGCGGACGTCGCCAGCGACACGGACTTCGCCTCCTACGACGCGGACGCGCACGCGACGTACGTGTACGGCTCTGCGGAGGTCGTCGGCCTGATGTGCCTGCAGGTGTTCCTGCGTGACGCGATTCTCACCGAGCAGGAGCGGACGATGCTGCGCCACGGGGCCCGCCAGCTCGGCGCGGCGTTCCAGAACGTGAACTTCCTTCGGGATCTGGCCGACGACACCGACAGGCTCCATCGCGGGTATCTGGGCGGTTCCTCGCGGCTGACCGACGCAGATCGGGACGCCTGGGTCGCGACGATCCGCCGGCAGCTCGACGATGCCCGCGCGACGATTCCGCTGCTGCCGAAGGATGCGCGGGCAGCCGTTCGGAGCGCCCTCGCCCTGTTCGCCGCTCTCACACGTCGGGTCGCGAAGACCCCCGTCGACGAGCTCTACCGGAAGCGTGTGCGAGTGCCCAACCCCGTCAAAGCCGTTCTCGCCGCGAAAGCGACGGCCATCACCGCACTGGAGCGGGACCGGTGAGCCGCGTCGTCGTCATCGGCGCCGGAATCGCCGGGCTCGCTGTTGCCGGTCTGCTCGCGCGCGACGGGCACGAGGTCGTCATCCTCGAGAAGAACGATCGGGTCGGCGGCCGCGCGGGAACCGTCGAGCGCGAGGGGTTCCGCTTCGACTCGGGGCCGTCCTGGTATCTCATGCCGGAGGTCTTCGACCACTTCTTCGCGATGATGGGCACCTCCACCGAGGCGCAACTCGAACTCCTGCGGCTCGACCCGGCTTATCGCGTCTTCCGGTCTCCGGAATCGCCCGACGACCACGTGACGGTCCCGGCGGGACGAGAAACCGTCACGTCCCTCTTCGAATCGCTGGAGCCGGGCTCCGCGGGGACGCTCGACGCCTACCTGGACTCGGCGCATCAGGCGAGCACCATGGCGGAGAAGTACTTCCTCTACAACCCGTTCACGCGGCTTCGGTCGCTGACGGCTCCCGAGGTGCTGCGCGCACTCCCGCGTCTGTTCTCGCTCCTCGGCACGCGCCTGCAGTCGTTCGCGGAACGGCGCTTCCGGCATCCCGTCATCCGCCAGATCCTGGGATATCCCGCGGTGTTCCTCGGCACGGATCCGCGGACTGCCCCGGCGATGTACCACCTGATGAGCGCACTCGACCTCGACCAGGGGGTCAGTTACCCACAGGGCGGCTTCTGGCGCGTCGTGCAGCGCATCGAGGGCCTCGCCCGCGATGCCGGCGTGCGCATCGTCACGGGCGCGGAGGCCCGCGGGATCCGCACGAGCGATGGCCCTGAGGGCGCGCACGTCGTCGGCGTGGAATGGATCGACGTCAGCGGAGTCGAACACCTCGAGCATGCCGACATCGTCGTCTCCGCGGCTGACCTGCACCACACCGAGACGGCCCTGCTTCCCGCGTCCTTGCGCACGTATCCGGAGTCGTGGTGGTCTCGCCGTACGAGCGGGCCCGGCGGCGTGCTGGTGATGCTCGGCATCCGCGGTGAGCTGCCGGAGCTTCCGCATCACTCCCTGTTCTTCACCGATGACTGGGACACGAACTTCGATGCGATCTTCGGGGCTTCCCCGGCCGTGCCGTCGCCCGCCTCGATCTACGTCTGCCGCCCCAGCGCGACGGATCCGGACGTCGCTCCTCCGGGGCACGAGAACCTGTTCGTCTTGATCCCGGTCCCCGCCGACGTCGACCTGGGTCATGGCGGTCCCGACGGCGGAGGGTCCGCGCACGTCGAACGTGCCGCCGACGCGGCCATCGACCAGATCTCGACGTGGGCGGGTATCCCTGACCTACGAGACCGCATCGTGGTCCGCGAGACCACCGGCCCCGCCGACTTCCGCGACGACTACCATTCCTGGCGGGGCGGGATGCTCGGACCGGCGCACATTCTTTCGCAAAGTGCCATGTTCCGGGCCCAGAATGCGTCGCAGCGCGTCCGCGGCCTGTTCTACGCCGGGGCGACCACCGCTCCCGGGGTCGGCGTCCCGATGTGCTTGATCAGCGCCGAGATCGTGCTGAAGCGCATCCGAGGCGATCACACCGCGGGCCCGCTGTCGGAGCCTCGCCCGGATGCCGCGTCGTCAGGGGCGCGCTGATGGGCGCCGTCTATCTCGCTGCTCTCCTGCTGTCGTTGGGCTGCATGCTGCTACTGGACTGGCGATTCCGTCTGTTCTTCTGGCGCGACACGGTGGCGGCCGCGATCGTGACCGCGGTCGGACTCGCGTTCTTCCTCGCCTGGGACATCGCGGGTATCGCCGGAGGGATCTTCTTCCGCGGCGACGGGGTCATCGCCACCGGCGTGCTGCTCGCTCCGGAGCTGCCGATCGAGGAGCCGATCTTCCTGCTGTTCCTGGTGGTGTGCACGATGGTGATCTACACCGGTGCGGTTCGGCTCCTTCGGAAGCGGCGTCGCCCGCGCGCCGCGGGGCAGAGGCTCCCATGACGTACCTCCAGCTCTCCCTCTGCTTCCTGCTCCTTGCTGTCGTGGCGGCCATCGGGCTGACGATCGCCTCCCGACGGCGCGGCGCCCGTCCCGCCGCTGTCGCGCTCACGATCGTGGTGCTCTTCACTCTGACGGCCGTGTTCGACACCGTGATGATCGCGACCGGCTTGTTCCACTACTCCCCCGATCACCTGCTCGGGTGGCACATCGGCCTCGCCCCCGTCGAGGACTTCGCCTATCCGCTCGCCGGTGCGCTGCTACTGCCTGCACTGTGGGCCGCGCTCAGAACTCGAAGGGCCGCACCGGACCGACGCGTCGAGGACAAGCGGGAGGAGCGCGCGTGAGCGCCCCCGCATCCGGCCCGCGCATCGGACGGGACATCGCGACGATCGTGCTCTCGTCGCGACCGATCAGCTGGATCAACACCGCGTTCCCTTTCGCCGCCGCCTACCTGCTCACCACGCGCGAGATCGACCTGACCCTCGTGATCGGCACGCTGTACTTCCTCGTCCCGTACAACCTCGCGATGTACGGGATCAACGACGTCTTCGACTATGCCTCCGACGTGGCCAACCCGCGGAAGGGCGGAATCGAAGGCGCGCTGCTGGTGCCGCGCATCCACCGTGCGACGCTGTGGGCCGCCGCCGCATCGAACGCACCGTTCCTCATCTATCTCGTCGTCGTCGGCGACCCGGTCACCTGGGCCTGGCTGGCCGTGAGCATCTTCGCGGTGATCGCGTACTCCGCACCGGTGCTGCGCTTCAAGGAGCGCCCCTTCCTCGACTCCGCGACGTCGAGCACGCACT
This genomic window contains:
- a CDS encoding multidrug efflux SMR transporter, producing the protein MSWIVLIVSGVLEAVWATALGKSEGLTKLWPSVLFFVALAISMVGLAFAMRDIPTGTAYAVWVGIGASLTVIWAMITGDTDVSWIRILLLMGLVGCIVGLKLIDPGHE
- a CDS encoding Lsr2 family protein, with translation MVIRMARRIVHQLVDDIDGSVLEVGEGETVHFSLNGTAYEIDVNSAHAEELRQAFEPYIAAGRRAGSSGSNRSSASRKRPARNPEVAAIRAWANDNGHKLSERGRIPASVVEAYNAAH
- a CDS encoding MarR family winged helix-turn-helix transcriptional regulator — protein: MDTDADTSPGVSARGSRTRQGQSEASADSPDGLTHAAIYDVEASDPRSTLIDRSGVPPEDLKQIAAVMEALAGLRDAEQRLSQASRRYMRLNETDMRALHYLIVCANRGLVATPSGIAHHLGISTAAITKLLDRLETGGHTRRAPHPTDRRALAITITPATRHAAMETVGRQQAKRFYAAARLTPAERDVVIRFLADMTDEITLRDEPWLQQTAD
- the idi gene encoding isopentenyl-diphosphate Delta-isomerase → MDEVTLLADDGSIVGTLPKSEVHTTDTPLHLAFSCYLFDADGRLLVTRRALSKRTWPGVWTNSFCGHPRPDEEMTAAVSRRALDELGVAVTGIRLVIPDYRYRAVDASGIVENEICPVHIAVIDGDIVADPDEVAEWAWIDGAQLAEAVARAPFAFSPWLIEQLPRLRELGEV
- a CDS encoding polyprenyl synthetase family protein; its protein translation is MTTTATEEDLAIRIEEALRRRFSERSAAAAQYGPEFVALWHAAAEHALGGKLIRPRLVIDLRRSLAPAGLTAAEVEAAVDVAAHVELLHFAFLLHDDVIDGDLIRRRRPNLIGSLVERRATEPAEPALHWARSSAILMGDLLLASAVLGFARADVSPDARTRLLALLEETIFETVAGEHTDIGLSDGIIPPDLRTILSTSAYKTATYSFVLPLRAAAVLAGSISAAEDQLTAIGRHLGLAYQLQDDLLSVFGDPDAHGKDAFSDLREGKETAIIAYARMTGHWPSIELRFGAIDLSAAEASDIRDRLRECGAERFVRSLVQEQIGAVSAVLAEAESAGNLSPRAGRTILELASRIEGRRS
- a CDS encoding squalene/phytoene synthase family protein gives rise to the protein MSRRPSPNADDGALHRFSRTAEIATTDVIRSYSTSFGLATRLLGRRHRQHVRNIYAMVRIADEIVDGVAAQAGLDASAQSAALASYIAETHRSMRSGYSSDLILHAFARTARECGIGEDLTQPFFDSMTADVASDTDFASYDADAHATYVYGSAEVVGLMCLQVFLRDAILTEQERTMLRHGARQLGAAFQNVNFLRDLADDTDRLHRGYLGGSSRLTDADRDAWVATIRRQLDDARATIPLLPKDARAAVRSALALFAALTRRVAKTPVDELYRKRVRVPNPVKAVLAAKATAITALERDR
- the crtI gene encoding phytoene desaturase family protein — translated: MSRVVVIGAGIAGLAVAGLLARDGHEVVILEKNDRVGGRAGTVEREGFRFDSGPSWYLMPEVFDHFFAMMGTSTEAQLELLRLDPAYRVFRSPESPDDHVTVPAGRETVTSLFESLEPGSAGTLDAYLDSAHQASTMAEKYFLYNPFTRLRSLTAPEVLRALPRLFSLLGTRLQSFAERRFRHPVIRQILGYPAVFLGTDPRTAPAMYHLMSALDLDQGVSYPQGGFWRVVQRIEGLARDAGVRIVTGAEARGIRTSDGPEGAHVVGVEWIDVSGVEHLEHADIVVSAADLHHTETALLPASLRTYPESWWSRRTSGPGGVLVMLGIRGELPELPHHSLFFTDDWDTNFDAIFGASPAVPSPASIYVCRPSATDPDVAPPGHENLFVLIPVPADVDLGHGGPDGGGSAHVERAADAAIDQISTWAGIPDLRDRIVVRETTGPADFRDDYHSWRGGMLGPAHILSQSAMFRAQNASQRVRGLFYAGATTAPGVGVPMCLISAEIVLKRIRGDHTAGPLSEPRPDAASSGAR
- a CDS encoding lycopene cyclase domain-containing protein, yielding MGAVYLAALLLSLGCMLLLDWRFRLFFWRDTVAAAIVTAVGLAFFLAWDIAGIAGGIFFRGDGVIATGVLLAPELPIEEPIFLLFLVVCTMVIYTGAVRLLRKRRRPRAAGQRLP
- a CDS encoding lycopene cyclase domain-containing protein, which produces MTYLQLSLCFLLLAVVAAIGLTIASRRRGARPAAVALTIVVLFTLTAVFDTVMIATGLFHYSPDHLLGWHIGLAPVEDFAYPLAGALLLPALWAALRTRRAAPDRRVEDKREERA
- a CDS encoding prenyltransferase: MSAPASGPRIGRDIATIVLSSRPISWINTAFPFAAAYLLTTREIDLTLVIGTLYFLVPYNLAMYGINDVFDYASDVANPRKGGIEGALLVPRIHRATLWAAAASNAPFLIYLVVVGDPVTWAWLAVSIFAVIAYSAPVLRFKERPFLDSATSSTHFVSPAIVGLALGDASVTPGTVTTLAAFFLWGMAAHAFGAVQDIGPDRAAGISSIATVIGARATVRLSLALWSIAGAAMLLTPWPGPLAAVLALPYIVNAAPWWKVTDDTAASTNRAWRRFIALNYFAGFLATMILILAWVS